The segment TTATAGTCACAGAAAAATGTATCTGAAAAGTTCTAAGGTCATTTCTTTCCAGAAAATCCTGGTTTGTTttctagagatgcaccgatatatcggccaataatcgtttttttttccaaagaaaAACAGCCGACATTCAAGGACAGGAAAATGAAATGGGATagttaataacattcagaaagttaagatatatttatttaatcttcATAATCGGAATCGGCAGAAATCACTCTGTTGCATCTCTGTTGTTTTCTAATGACATCAATGCAAGTGTGAAGAAGAGTCTGAACAGTTTTTAGGGGAACGCACCACTGTTCTCTCCTTGGTGACGTCGCTCGCCTGCGACAAAATCTCCAAAGCCAATAGTTGTCAAGGTGATGACGACAAAATAGATGGACTCCAGCGTGCTCCAGCCCTCGATGTGTTTGAATATGACAGCTGGCAGAGTGACGAAAAGAAGACAGCCGAACAAAATGAAGAGAAGCGTGGAGATCACACGGATCTTCATCTGACTCACGTTCCACTTCTAAGGAGAGAACACAAAGCGATGAATGAACTGATAGATGGATCTCAGATCCTACTGAATTGTATTGTATAAAATAGATAGCAGGACATTGTTAAAAACTATTCCTTCTTTTAcgcagaaaaaagaaagcagGCTAGAAACATGAAGGTGAGTGAATGAAGATAGACATTCGCATTAATGTCtgctaaatgagtaaatgtcAGTTGTTCAATGTATTCTGGATAAGCTACAAATCTTGTAGCACTTATCCCCAAACCAACAACTTTGTGAATTCACTTCGGTGAGTAAATAAAACTGCTTGTGTAATTAAATTGcaagttttttgtgtgtgacacAGAGTGAGAAGTACTGTATCAACCTCTTTTTTTACTCCAAtgttttcaacaatattcaaagggCCCCCTCCCACTCACAAAAACTCTTGTTtatccaataaaatatttaagagcTCGTCATTACCTAGAAAAACAATAATTCATAAAAGTGgccaaataataagaaatatcaTGGTTTTTAGTTCAAATAAATTTTTTACATGTAcatcaatgtttattttgtctaattttgGTGATCTTGAGGCCCCCTCAGAAGTCAGCTGGGGCCCACAATGGGGCCCCCTgttgaaaattgcttttatcgaccgatacatatttaaaatgatttttaatctCTAATTAAAAGggggaaaaaaacatgcaacatgTAAAACATACAAGTTATTTTTTCCACAATAGTAACTTActgcattttattgtttgatatgtttgaataactatttaataaaaacactagATAGCGCAgtgtatttgttttgtcaaatgTGACACAAAGTTGCTGATGATGTGTAACAACAGCTTTACCTGCCATAGATGACTTGTGTCTTGTGACCCAAAAGCATTTAATTTACCAAATAATcatgaaaatcttttttcacTTGACCTTAGTCCAAAAAGTGTTTTCTGACTTCTGACCACAACGTGCAATGTTACTTATTTACACAATGgggaaaattatttatttacatttactgccTTTTATAATCTATTGTAAGGTGGAGAAAAatggagcgagagagagagataaaaaccAGCCACTAGACCAGTGGTGGAGTCCAGTGGCGTGGCAAAGGCATCTGCACGTTCGGTCTTTCCAGCGCTCTGGGTTGTtgctaatattattatttttgtatgacGAATTTTATCTGACTCCGATTGATAAAAAGACCTCGATGTACAGTTTAACGTTATTTGAATTTGGATTATCTTAATGATAACTAATACACTTTAAAATTACACGCTTTcacaattaaatgtaatatttttgtaaatatgaaaCGATTGCTTTAACTCACATCAATCATCTTTTCAACTTTAGTAATCCCTTTTCCAAAGATGGTTCCAAGCTGATCTCCAACACCTGCCAGCAAAAATCCAAACAGAGGAATTCCCAACAAAGCGTAGATAATACAGAAGATACGACCGCCTTCTGTGTGAGGTGAAATATTCCCAAAACCTGAAGGGAAAACAAAAATGCAGtatataaatgatatttaacaagaagtgttttttttttgtctttatagtTTTAACCGTTGTGTGGTGTTTGGGTCTGTGGGACCTTTTTGCAATGtttactaaaaaatatatatctttttaaGGCGACATGTAAACGAACGAGACGACACATTTGGAGGTTTGAGAGAAGGTGAGCAGTAAATGAGCTGTAATGTTGTTCTGGATGAGGGGTTAACACTCAGTCTGTCGTCTGACAGTGAACTGATCAATAATTCATCGCAGCCGCCGGCTCTGAGCTCTCTGAAGTTCTGCTTCATCCTCCTGCACACATTCACTGACATAACAGTAATACTATATCAATTATTTAGTTATTCACAAGAACAAATTCTGCAGTTTGATTCCTCCAGTTTTTCTAAATAGTAAAATTAGTTGGAAATATTTGTCCTATTTGCCGTGATATTatcaatatgtttaaaataaagtattatcGTAAAGCGTTGGGAACAGTGTTTCTACAAGACATTAAAATTCAAGACAGCTGACAGCCAGAATAACTTATGTTTTATTGAACCCAAACTGCAGTTTCATCTTGGCAAAATCTTAAACACATTCGCTCTCTTTCCCAGTAAGATTTGGTGTGCAGGTCTATAATCCACAGCCAAGTTTAGGATTAACGTAGGCGTATTTATTAACAAAGCCtttagaaataaagaaaaatgatttaaatgcatCATTGCTCTGAATGTGTAACTTCTGTTCAAACCTACGGCCAAATCGCAGGCACACGTTTGCTTGTGTGACATTGCTTAAATAATCACTCAGTATATCAGATGGCACATATAAAACCAGTCTGCTACAAACATTCTATTTTATAGAGCTTCTGCtatcttttattatttcacCCCACAAGACCTTTGTGTCTTGCATCTCTAATGCTTTCCAACAGAACATCATTCAGTCTTTATTTTAGAATGAAGGGATGGATTAAGAGTGATAGATCTGATGACTACAGAATGACTGTACACGGTTGACTGAAACCTTACCAAACTGAAACGTCACCAAAAAATTTCACCCTTGTTCTGAACAGTGTGGAGGACATCAGTGTACActaaatttattttcatatgtgATGACATTAAATGATATGTGCTGTGTAGCAATTATCCCTGACAACCAAAATAGGTAACACTTTATATATAACTCTATGCTATTAAttattagttaagcatcagtaaacagttaattcatcatttataacGCATTTTCCCAACATTAACATAAATCCGTAAGCAGTACATCATACATCAggaagcagtttataaatacagatatTAATGCTTTATTCTTGATTCATAAGCATGTCTATAAAGTGTTtaattattgtattgtattttatttatcgAATAATGATCAGTTTATCATTTctcaattaaacaaaacaaatacaaaccagTTATTTAGGAATTGTCTGTGCTTCACATGATCATTAAGAAAGTGCTCAATAATTAATCATTGAACTATTGAAACGCACAATTATACATCTTATGATGTAGTAAGATAGTAATAGTTACTCAGTGTTTCAATCAATGTGTGTTAAATAATTCTCTATTACTTAGTTTATGAGTAATtcaggtagttataaaacatttagtaCTTGTCAGTTTGCTATTTTTGTGAACTGATCTAAACTGAGCACTATTTATGCTTCGCAAAGCTTTTAcaaggtttaggtattgggtaggattatgGATGcagaatatggtcatgcagaatatgtgctttataaattataataaacagccaatatgcttaTAAAAGGCATGCTAGTAAataactagttaatagtgagaattggtccctatactgaagtgtaaccgtaaagaaaaagaaaattaggcaacaaaatgaatttactgtaaatctaaaatctaaaaaatgaagaaaatgaagaaaatacttTGGCGTTCTTTTTTCAGTTTCATGGCTAAGTGAAAATCCAGTTAATTGAGTCATAAAAAAGGTGCcaaaattacatataaaatcGTAGTGTGGCAAAATAAATTCTACATTTCAAACTAAATGTGATATAACTACCTAAATATACCATATTATATATACACGTTAACTAGTGCCAGCACTGCATTACAGGAGTGTCATGAATTGCAGTAGGTCTGTGTGttaataaattattcatttactaacactttttaaatgattttatgaaGCAGTGACAATTTCTTAATAACTGGTCTGTATTTGAATTgattaatttagaaatgataaaCTGATCAgtaatgaagaaagaaaatacaataattaaacACTTAAATGCTTATGAATCAAGAATAAAGCATTAATATCTGTATTCATAAACTGCTTCCTgatgtatgtttatgtatggACAATGTGTTATAAATGTTGAATTAACTGTTTACtaatgcttaactaatgattaaTAGCATGCAGTAATTATAAAGTGTTccccaaaaatatgtttttttctgaacgCTTTTAAATCTTCCACAAACAATTTAAAGCAACACTCTGTAGTTTTTCGACCATGAAATAAAGTCTCTATAATAATTTCAGTGGTAAAACAACTCTTAACCGGACGAATTCTACTGCCGCTGCTTCCTGAGCAGCTTCATAGCGGCTCAAACCGCACGGTCAGATCTGTGTTTGGGTCGGTACACACAGCCCCGCCCATCCCCTGGCTGCGGAAGACTTTCCAAACAACGTTTCTGCATTTCGCCGGTTCCCTCAGCTCagtaaacaaattcatgtgTATTAGGCTGCCCACGAGGAAGCTTATACAGTGACATTATTTACGACACTGTTAACAGACATTTgcacttatcaaccacatggggaaACCTGTGAGCAAAAGTACTAAAGTGTTGCTTTGAAAATAACGTTTTTAGAGCATTTATTTGATAACGTTAAGACAAAATTAGCCCACATTCTGTTGTTGAAATAAGGGACCGATGGAACAGGTCTTGatggatttgttttgtttacaccAAATTCTGACCTTAGCATCTGCACATGGCAGCAGAAATGGAACTCCGAGGTCAGGCGATGTTCTCATCTGACAGTGAGGGTACCTCGAGGGATCTTCAGCTGCCATAACCAATTCCCCTCAATGTTTACTGTTGTCTGCATAGCTGCTGTAACTGTGCTTATTTGGGTTACTCTTGACTTTTTTAATTGAAGAtcatttgtattaccatagatTTACTACCAATATCATGGTTACAGTAATAGTACATTCTGGTTAccattagagatgcaccgatatttCCAACTAGTGATGTTTTTTCTATACATAGAttacaaattcattgcattttttgttctcttttgaCTGAAAAGAAATATCGGCCCTGATCGTGAGCTGTTTTTAGACTTTCGGTCAATAGTTTGAAAAATTGCTTTCATTGATCAAAACCGATTAGGCTATTGGCTGATATACCggtgtaggtgtgtgtgcgtgtgtatgtgtgtgggggGTTTAGTACCTATAGTGGTAATAACGGTTCCGGCGAAGAAGAACGAGTTGCTGAGATCCCAAAAGCTGCTCTGATTGGACAGGTTTCCTGAAGGGTTCACGCCTGCTCGTATGGCGGATGCCACTTGctagtaaaaaaatgaattcacacGTTGAAATACTACTGCACATTTAATGATTATACATTATACTTTGTATACGTTAGAAATGCACACATTTCAATTCATGTCACTGTTCGTGCATCCGTGTTTAACATGTGCAAACTACTGCCACCAAATAAACTGAACATATATATTGGATGTTTGTTCCAAAAACCCTCAAGAAATGTTGAACAAGGATACGAGAAGGTAATTCAACACGTAACACAATTACTTCAGAGACATTCATCATAAATGGTGTGCGTGTGAAAGTCTGGTATTCCCCTGTGACGTTTACAGTGCAAACCTGTGAAATGCATGTGGCACATGAGGACAGAACAATTCAACATAAACTGATGAACACACATAAGAAGATAATGTCGGATTTTCAGAGATTTTTGTTTAGTATGTGAATTCACACTCTCTCATACAATTCAAGAGTTACGGGGATATTTTATGCAGCTAcatgtttacaaacaaaacattttacattttttgcctGTTACTCCAGCTCCAGATTACGGACGTATTCCAAAATACTATTATAATAAATGTCAGAATGCAGTTTATTGTATTATGCAAGCAGAAGGAACAGTGTGTCTCACCTTGACTAAGTTCTCCAGGTCTGATGAGTTGACACAGGGATGCTCCAGGAGGAATTCCAGTTTATCTGCCAGGATGGAGAGTTTCTGGGACGTCTCGTACGGCTGTTCCAGCTCTTTAAACACAGTCGCTCCGAGAATCAGATAGAGCACCACCAGCAGAAACACAGTCAGCACTGTCTTCCAGCGCATGACGCTCACACGAGGCTCATAATCGTCTGAGGTGTTTCGCACCGCTGGCTTGGCCGAGAACGACAGACGTGGTTTAGAGTTGTGAGCGGCTGTTTTAGGATCAAGAAGGTCCGGAGCAGCCACtgagacagaatgagagagagagggggggggggggttgatAAAAAGAgtcaataaaagaaagaaactaaaatactagaaagagaaaaaaggaaGCAGTCAATGAAAAACTGAATAATGTGATGGATACATAATAAATCCTGTATATGCATGCATGCAATGTTATTTTGAATTACTGTACACTTCATAGATGACAAAATTTCAAGTAGACCTATACAAAATATAGCATACTTCGTAATATGAAGCATAAAGGCTATAACAGGATATGAAATGCAATATATGCTGTATGGTCATGTCTGAAAAAATGAAGTGCGAtggaatattttaaacatttatgaatattCGCTGTACTATACAGTGTTCTTATATGAACATGAGCTTTAAATATTCATCTTGTTTAGCTAAACCAGGAATACAAAACCCATCATTCATCTCTTTAGATCTTATAGAAACATCTTTCTTTtcacatatttatacatttttgatgtCCTTTAGAATAATATATAAGCCCATAAGGAGAGTGCAGATGCCATTTTACAGTGGCTTTATTTTACATCTGGTTATATGTTCTTGAGGACAATATTTCATACTTGATTTAATCatcctcacacacacgcacatagaCATTATGTAACTTACTTCTTGGCTCAGTATTCCGCGCTCGCGTTACCGTGTGCTCGATGCGGTTCGGCAGATTTTCTGCGGGTCCATTTCATTTCATCCGACCTTGTTGCGTTCGCCTGACCGAAAACGCGTGTCGGATGGAGGAAGAAAGCAAAGCGGGTCTCCTCAAGACACACGCGCATCTGAACGCATCCACTCACCCGCGTTCAATGACGCGCCGCGAGCGCGCGCGCGAGGGTGGAGTGTGCTGCTGGCTGAAGCCCCTACAATAAACTGACATTGGTTATATTATAGTAGAAGTGTAGTAACCGTGTTTTTGGCAAATGTCACCTTTCCATATCCACAGTTTGACATTAAATCGTTAAATACGGTTCATTTGGggttaccatggtaaccatggttcattttcgcAAGGGGGAGCTGCTGACCGAATAAGCTTTTAGTTTAATTGTAGCTTCTTGATTTATTGGTTAACCAGCCAATTGTACTGGAAAGTCTTTGATGGTCTCTACTGGTATGTCTTGGGTTCTGTTGGTGTGATGTTATATGGGAACCACCATCGGAACTACATAAAGGAATTTTGTTACAGTTTAATGTTAAAAAGCTAGTTCGTAGTGATCTTGTTATGGTAACTCATTATCAATTTTGTGATGGTTTCAATTGCCTCTAGCAAGGTATTATGAATACTGTAAATGGagatgttttgtaaaatatcaaaacTGATCGGTTTTGCTCTTTTCTTATCATCACTACACAGTCACCCTGTAGGCCAGCTACTTTTCCATGATTGTCAATGTTGCCAAAAATAGCTCATATTCTTGTAGTCTTTAACATAAGATAAATCGTGCATGGGGATGATTCTGAGGGATAAACGTGGAAAAGAAAAAACCTCTGACATCATTGTATCTCCCATAAGAATCCTTCTGcacttctctctcttttcttgaCCCGGTTCACTTCAAATGACTTGATGTTCCATCTGAATGAATTGATTTGTACCCTCCCCTGGGGTCTTTTAATGAAAATGAGCATGTGAGCCTGATGAGAGGAAATCCCCTGGACTTCCAGAGCTCTTTTTAAGGTAAATTACATTTGCTGTTAGTCCATGTCTCATTCAGTAGGTGTTCAAATCATATTAACCTATGTGTTCCTGGTACACAGTGCTATGTTTTCTTTTGCGGTCAGGTTGTTGAAAACAATACTGTTATTGTTTCAGTGTCGactagaaaaacacaaatttataaaaacagtgaCGTAACTATTGGCCTGACACGCATTAACATAATGCAGCGTTTTTAGCCATGTTTATGGATCCGTGTGAAGGGGGGAGGTCCTGTGTTATTTTTCAAGTAATCTTAAAGATTTACAGGGTACATAGCTGGTTCAGCTGATATTTTCATCATCTCTGATTTGATGCATTGTGTAGGCAAGTAAATCTTCATATCTTGAATTATTCTGGATGTAAAATCGTTATTTCCACTCAATTATTACAAGTTGAGGTTATTGCAAATATGTGGACAGGATAAGAAAATGACTGACTCTCACAAATGAGAAGCAGCTGGTGAATGCAAGATGCAAAAACATTACGTGACAAAGAAAGGCCAGAGTGCAGCAATACATTGAAATTACACAAATTGATTTTCACCGGAATCTTATGATCTTCTCGGTTGAGAAAATTGATCCAAGACGTATGTAGAATCTTGAATAGTGATTGATTCAAGCCAACAGCACACATTGGTGGGGACAGTGATATTCAGCCCAACACTAACACTTATCAATTTTCTGTCATACTATTGACATGACTTTCACAGGTACACTTGAGGTGGAAGATTTTCACCTGAGTCTCTGTAACAAGGGCAACGATGACGTTAACCTTAGTGAtgcactgaaatgaaaattcaattTCTGACTCCACATGATGTCCGAGATTTACTCATCCCATTTACAGACGTGCACATATACTGTACCTGTAGGTATGTGTATCgttccaatttaaaaaaaaaac is part of the Triplophysa dalaica isolate WHDGS20190420 chromosome 13, ASM1584641v1, whole genome shotgun sequence genome and harbors:
- the kcnk2b gene encoding potassium channel subfamily K member 2b, whose product is MAAPDLLDPKTAAHNSKPRLSFSAKPAVRNTSDDYEPRVSVMRWKTVLTVFLLVVLYLILGATVFKELEQPYETSQKLSILADKLEFLLEHPCVNSSDLENLVKQVASAIRAGVNPSGNLSNQSSFWDLSNSFFFAGTVITTIGFGNISPHTEGGRIFCIIYALLGIPLFGFLLAGVGDQLGTIFGKGITKVEKMIDKWNVSQMKIRVISTLLFILFGCLLFVTLPAVIFKHIEGWSTLESIYFVVITLTTIGFGDFVAGERRHQGENSGGSEMEYLDYYKPVVWFWILVGLAYFAAVLSMIGDWFRAISKKTKEEVGEFRAHAAEWTANVSAEFKETRRRLSVDIYDKFQRAASVKRKLSAEIVLNLPVNQQMTPGKRARSVNLGDEREVGPFPLVRNGSLFLNGLSPDYAHHMDNALVRTK